One window of the Shewanella maritima genome contains the following:
- a CDS encoding DUF805 domain-containing protein, which yields MFTLINIIVSIVLTMLDMGVGTYNELTGYGVFSGIYTLLVLIPSIAVAVRRLHDTGHSGWWLLLILIPLLGALILLVVMCFNSKEDNEYGPNPKAVNVDQVAA from the coding sequence ATGTTTACCCTAATCAACATTATCGTCAGCATTGTACTTACAATGTTAGATATGGGAGTCGGTACATACAATGAATTAACTGGTTATGGTGTATTTAGCGGTATTTATACATTGCTGGTACTTATTCCAAGTATTGCCGTTGCCGTGCGAAGATTACACGATACCGGACACTCTGGCTGGTGGTTACTGCTTATTTTAATCCCATTACTAGGTGCATTAATCTTGTTAGTGGTTATGTGCTTCAATTCAAAAGAAGATAACGAGTACGGACCAAATCCAAAGGCTGTTAACGTTGATCAGGTTGCTGCCTAA